A region from the Vicia villosa cultivar HV-30 ecotype Madison, WI linkage group LG3, Vvil1.0, whole genome shotgun sequence genome encodes:
- the LOC131655953 gene encoding glucan endo-1,3-beta-glucosidase 11-like gives MHRLLILSIFSLTALLALTEGNYIGVNYGRIANNLPSAFKVVKLLKSQGINRVKLFDTDRAVLRALSGSGIKVTVNLPNEQLFYTAKRLSYAISWLNRNVVAYQPHTLIEAIAVGNEVFVDPHNTTKYLIPAMRNIHKALIKNNLHNTIKVSSPIALSALGSSYPSSTGSFKPELIEPVIKPMLDFIRETSSYLMVNVYPFFAYESNADVISLDYALFRENPGNMDPGNGLKYFNIFDAQIDAVFAALSGLKYDDVRIVVSETGWPSKGDSDEVGASPENAAAYNGNLVKKILTNGGTPLRPNANLTVYLFALFNENGKVGPTSERNFGMFYPNMEKVYDVPFTVEG, from the coding sequence ATGCATCGTCTACTCATTCTCTCCATCTTCTCACTCACAGCACTACTTGCACTTACAGAAGGTAACTACATTGGTGTTAACTATGGTCGCATAGCCAACAACCTCCCCTCAGCCTTCAAAGTCGTCAAACTCCTCAAATCACAAGGAATCAACCGCGTCAAACTCTTCGACACCGACCGTGCCGTTCTCCGAGCACTATCCGGCTCCGGAATCAAAGTAACCGTCAACCTCCCCAACGAACAGCTCTTCTATACAGCCAAGAGACTCTCCTACGCAATCTCATGGCTCAACAGAAACGTCGTCGCTTACCAACCCCACACACTCATCGAAGCCATCGCAGTTGGCAATGAAGTCTTCGTCGACCCACATAACACCACCAAATACCTTATCCCCGCCATGAGAAACATTCACAAAGCTCTTATCAAGAACAACCTCCATAACACCATCAAAGTTTCTTCCCCAATCGCACTCTCTGCTCTCGGATCCTCATATCCATCTTCAACCGGTTCATTTAAACCGGAACTAATCGAACCGGTTATTAAACCCATGCTTGATTTCATCCGCGAAACGTCGTCGTATTTAATGGTAAACGTGTATCCGTTTTTCGCTTACGAGTCAAACGCTGACGTCATTTCTCTAGACTACGCTCTGTTTCGTGAGAACCCGGGTAACATGGATCCGGGTAACGGGTTAAAGTATTTTAACATCTTTGATGCTCAAATCGACGCCGTTTTTGCGGCGCTTTCGGGTCTTAAATACGACGACGTTAGGATCGTTGTGAGTGAGACAGGGTGGCCTTCGAAAGGAGATAGTGATGAGGTGGGTGCGTCCCCAGAGAACGCTGCTGCGTACAACGGTAACCTTGTTAAAAAGATTCTCACTAACGGTGGGACCCCCTTGAGACCCAATGCAAATCTGACCGTTTATTTGTTTGCACTTTTTAATGAGAATGGAAAGGTGGGGCCTACCTCGGAGAGAAATTTTGGAATGTTTTACCCTAATATGGAGAAGGTTTATGATGTTCCGTTTACGGTGGAGGGATAA
- the LOC131658207 gene encoding uncharacterized protein LOC131658207, producing the protein MSGFREALLEVSEIDLDSKIRSEARSLATNELGDFEFLMSIIIWFEILYEINLVSKLLQSKNMLIDVAMEKIKGLISFFERYRESRFDKTLDNAKEISIEMNIDPVFPQRRIIRRKRQFDENLITPSVELSEEESFRLQSLDDATLESCCNHFEHALKHNDRFDIDGRELCVELKLLRNILPEEITGPIDILKYLKGMDYFSNTIIAYRILLTIPVTVASTERSFSKLKLLKSYLRSTMLQERLNGLALIAIENDILETIQYEDLVDDFASKSVRRIALFK; encoded by the exons ATGTCAGGTTTTAGAGAAGCATTGCTTGAAGTGTCGGAAATAGATCTCGATTCTAAAATAAGAAGTGAAGCTAGATCCTTAGCCACAAATGAGCttggtgattttgagtttttaatGAGTATAATTATTTGGTTTGAAATATTATACGAAATTAATTTGGTTAGCAAGCTTTTACAGTCAAAGAACATGCTTATTGATGTTGCTATGGAAAAAATAAAAGGGCTGATTTCTTTTTTTGAGAGATATAGAGAAAGTCGTTTTGATAAGACCTTGGATAATGCTAAAGAAATTTCTATTGAAATGAATATTGATCCAGTATTTCCTCAAAGACGAATAATTAGAAGAAAAAgacaatttgatgaaaatttgattACCCCGTCAGTTGAGTTATCTGAAGAGGAATCTTTTAGG TTACAATCATTAGATGATGCAACCTTGGAGTCTTGTTGTAATCATTTTGAGCATGCATTGAAACATAATGATCGGTTTGATATTGATGGGAGAGAGTTATGCGTGGAGTTAAAGTTATTAAGAAATATCTTGCCTGAAGAAATAACAGGACCTattgatatattaaaatatttaaaaggcaTGGATTATTTTTCTAATACAATTATTGCATATAGGATTTTACTAACCATTCCTGTAACAGTTGCTTCTActgaaagaagtttttcaaaattaaagttGTTGAAGTCTTACTTGCGGTCTACCATGTTACAAGAAAGACTTAATGGCTTAGCATTAATAGCAATTGAGAATGATATCTTAGAGACAATACAATATGAAGACTTGGTTGATGATTTTGCTTCAAAAAGTGTTCGAAGGATAGCTCTTTTTAAATAG